The Dioscorea cayenensis subsp. rotundata cultivar TDr96_F1 chromosome 7, TDr96_F1_v2_PseudoChromosome.rev07_lg8_w22 25.fasta, whole genome shotgun sequence genome includes a region encoding these proteins:
- the LOC120265139 gene encoding uncharacterized protein LOC120265139, producing MAKTRWFLTSVLSSIVSGQFTPVEIAMGFLLLGEVDGARVFPLRSLIKGRRVVKHKGLETRRMAGAQAPDLPAVSLKKSLPNGMTNHAMISTFSTSSSAFSDVRVVCCNGNRDGGMDAGMGKMDDAEGASLCKFQTAKLRQDSGEFGSFFVCIRCMKDHPSESGTGALTSLKAVSIHGLNKKKFLILDSEGYLHLIDLHSTITSLEANVKFTMNPKRYVM from the exons ATGGCCAAAACGAGGTGGTTCTTAACAAGTGTGCTGTCATCGATTGTGTCCGGCCAATTTACTCCCGTCGAGATCGCCATGGGGTTTCTGCTACTTGGTGAGGTGGATGGTGCTAGGGTCTTCCCGCTGAGGTCCCTCATCAAGGGTAGAAGGGTTGTAAAACACAAGGGTTTGGAGACGAGAAGGATGGCTGGAGCTCAAGCCCCAGACTTGCCTGCGGTTTCATTGAAGAAGAGTCTCCCTAACGGGATGACAAATCATGCTATGATCAGCACTTTCTCTACTTCTTCCAGTGCATTTTCTGATGTTCGGGTTGTTTGTTGCAATGGCAATAGGGATGGTGGTATGGATGCGGGCATGGGGAAAATGGATGATGCAGAGGGTGCTTCTCTCT GTAAATTTCAAACTGCAAAACTGAGGCAGGATTCTGGTGAGTTTGGCTCATTTTTTGTGTGTATCAGGTGCATGAAGGATCACCCTTCTGAAAGTGGCACAGGAGCTCTGACATCCCTGAAAGCAGTTTCCATCCATggtttaaataagaaaaagtttCTGATCTTGGATTCAGAGGGATATTTACATCTCATTGATCTTCATAGCACCATTACATCATTAGAAGCAAATGTTAAATTTACCATGAACCCAAAAAGATACGTGATGTAA